One window of the Chelonoidis abingdonii isolate Lonesome George chromosome 3, CheloAbing_2.0, whole genome shotgun sequence genome contains the following:
- the PFN3 gene encoding profilin-3 encodes MGDWKSYINTILKDKNIEDVAIVGHSDNKSVWASKPGGLLAAISPQEVGVIIGHDRNGFLQTGITIAGKKCSVIRDYLLVEKDAVMDTRTKEGDSKSICIGKTPRALIFLMGKNGVHGGALNKKVHEMIASMKTQSS; translated from the coding sequence ATGGGTGACTGGAAAAGCTACATCAACACCATCCTAAAGGATAAGAACATTGAAGATGTAGCTATCGTGGGGCACAGTGACAACAAATCAGTGTGGGCTTCCAAGCCAGGGGGCCTACTGGCTGCTATCTCACCTCAGGAAGTGGGGGTGATCATAGGCCATGACAGGAACGGGTTTCTGCAGACTGGCATCACCATAGCTGGCAAGAAGTGCAGTGTGATCCGCGACTACTTGCTTGTGGAAAAAGATGCTGTGATGGACACCAGAACCAAAGAGGGTGACAGCAAGTCCATCTGTATTGGCAAgacccccagagccctgatctTCCTCATGGGCAAAAATGGAGTCCATGGAGGAGCCCTCAACAAGAAGGTCCATGAGATGATTGCAAGCATGAAAACCCAGAGTAGCTAG